From Candidatus Poribacteria bacterium, one genomic window encodes:
- a CDS encoding type I restriction enzyme HsdR N-terminal domain-containing protein has translation MSEALVEQEVKTYFTDRFPQFSVSQQCEVYFGTKGGIADIVLHQSIKDEKGYFVAIAECKKWPLPVLRSRARAQLKSYMSTTNTRYGVLAVGTDPRNWEFCENKYNNWFVEITREEFEKGIENWCPVSVESSEINRQREQKIAHWWQRSAFSFLNLFFIGLTQ, from the coding sequence ATGAGTGAAGCACTTGTCGAGCAGGAAGTCAAGACTTATTTCACTGACCGATTTCCCCAGTTTTCTGTATCGCAGCAGTGTGAAGTTTATTTTGGCACGAAGGGTGGCATCGCGGACATTGTCTTGCACCAGTCGATTAAGGATGAAAAGGGATACTTTGTCGCGATTGCGGAGTGTAAAAAGTGGCCCCTGCCAGTACTACGCTCTCGGGCGCGCGCGCAATTAAAAAGTTATATGAGTACAACTAATACGCGATATGGGGTGCTCGCTGTCGGCACGGATCCCCGGAATTGGGAGTTTTGTGAAAACAAGTATAACAATTGGTTCGTGGAGATTACGAGAGAAGAATTTGAAAAGGGTATTGAGAACTGGTGCCCTGTCTCTGTTGAATCTTCAGAGATAAACCGGCAACGTGAGCAAAAAATTGCACACTGGTGGCAACGGAGCGCGTTTTCTTTCCTTAACCTGTTTTTTATAGGACTTACGCAATAA
- a CDS encoding DEAD/DEAH box helicase family protein: MARATRNRINLDFAFFTYLRIFYAENRGRIRNHFRDLSKKFLDFNDPASGAFLRQPQFEALEMYVFLKEYLDNRYVHEIFTDWHEQQNGFEARSNLGVEQLGLFGDLDEGQYRQVFNYIRQSGVRSYPNYIFALPMGTGKTILMATCIFYEFLLANKFPKDEKYCHNALVFAPDKTVLQSLKEIQTFDMGRVVPSEYVSFLSSHIRFHFLDEAGTALSTMDRSLFNVIISNTQKIILKKQHTERSASERLFQSGQPTYEPGSVYDEAADLYDFDTPEDENELTTNQRFQKLTRLEQLGIFVDEAHHAFGSKLARDMGVQTSRTSLRLTIDELAASLKRAGTRVCACYNFTGTPYVGQQVLPEVVYGYELKEAIDKAFLKRVMLHSYTNPRSAEFVKLVVKHFWENHGEQRHEGMLPKLALFAATISELQNELRPAVESVLDDLGVPTSRILVNVGDPRLTSNDELREFINLDTARSEKQFILLVNKGKEGWNCRSLFGVGLYRKPRSKIFVLQASMRCLRQIGEGQQIGHIYLSDENTQILDDELQQNFRVSLEEVRNTGVEKRDYKVRVNTPPVKVKLQRIRRMYQLVEKPPQDGLCLELDQADTEKYRIEYERREGLSAAQAVLTEDVTAYREKREFSQLTLCAEIARYLNHSPLEIENILTNTQEGMAEILRNVNKFNQLLYDEIIPRLFHALYELKEDETHEPEEIELVKEPEEGYYTVRANPDLVVKDDAPEVPNYKHKSFHLDTYAFDSKPEHQLFWSLLTEGKVKEVYFTGMLTHGQSDFYIQYIDPDSYAVRRYYPDFLMQKDDDSWVIVEVKGDNKIDDDIVKAKASAAEQRANASDMSYKIIKGSDAGARRYQALLE, encoded by the coding sequence ATGGCACGAGCAACACGAAACCGGATTAACCTTGATTTCGCTTTCTTCACGTATCTACGGATCTTTTATGCTGAAAATCGCGGTCGGATTCGCAACCATTTCCGGGACCTGTCCAAGAAATTCCTGGATTTCAACGATCCAGCGTCGGGGGCGTTTTTGCGGCAGCCGCAGTTTGAGGCGTTAGAGATGTATGTTTTCCTCAAGGAATATCTGGACAATCGGTACGTTCACGAGATATTCACCGACTGGCACGAACAGCAAAACGGGTTTGAAGCCCGGTCGAATCTTGGTGTCGAGCAACTTGGGTTGTTTGGTGACCTGGATGAGGGGCAGTATCGGCAAGTATTCAATTATATCCGCCAATCCGGAGTGCGCAGTTACCCAAACTACATCTTCGCGCTCCCGATGGGAACCGGTAAAACGATTCTCATGGCGACCTGTATTTTCTATGAATTCCTGCTCGCCAACAAGTTTCCGAAAGATGAAAAGTATTGCCATAATGCATTGGTATTCGCTCCGGATAAAACGGTTCTACAGTCACTCAAAGAGATTCAGACCTTTGATATGGGGCGTGTCGTGCCGTCTGAGTACGTCAGTTTCTTATCAAGTCATATCCGGTTCCACTTCCTTGATGAAGCCGGAACTGCACTTTCAACGATGGATCGTTCGCTGTTTAACGTCATCATCTCCAACACCCAGAAGATTATCCTCAAAAAGCAGCATACCGAGAGAAGTGCGAGTGAGCGTCTGTTTCAGAGCGGACAACCGACCTATGAACCGGGAAGCGTCTACGATGAAGCCGCCGACCTCTATGACTTTGACACACCTGAGGATGAGAACGAGTTGACGACCAACCAGCGTTTCCAAAAGTTGACGCGACTTGAGCAACTCGGTATTTTCGTTGATGAAGCACACCACGCCTTCGGCAGTAAACTGGCAAGAGATATGGGGGTTCAAACATCAAGGACCAGTCTCCGGCTTACGATTGATGAATTGGCAGCGAGTTTGAAACGCGCCGGAACCCGTGTCTGTGCCTGTTACAACTTTACAGGGACCCCTTACGTCGGGCAGCAGGTGCTTCCTGAAGTCGTCTACGGCTATGAATTGAAAGAAGCGATCGATAAAGCGTTTCTCAAGAGAGTGATGCTCCATAGTTACACCAACCCGCGAAGCGCGGAGTTTGTCAAACTCGTTGTTAAGCATTTCTGGGAGAACCATGGCGAGCAGCGTCACGAAGGCATGCTACCGAAACTCGCCCTCTTTGCCGCCACCATCAGCGAATTGCAGAACGAGCTCCGCCCTGCCGTCGAATCCGTATTGGACGATCTCGGTGTCCCAACCTCTCGCATCCTCGTCAATGTCGGTGATCCCAGGTTGACTTCTAACGATGAACTGCGTGAATTCATCAACTTGGATACCGCCAGATCCGAGAAACAGTTTATCCTGTTGGTGAATAAAGGGAAAGAGGGATGGAACTGTCGCTCGCTGTTCGGTGTCGGGCTTTATCGCAAGCCGAGATCGAAAATCTTTGTCTTACAAGCGAGTATGCGATGTTTACGTCAGATTGGCGAGGGACAGCAGATAGGACACATCTACCTCTCAGACGAAAATACACAAATTCTGGATGATGAATTGCAGCAGAATTTCCGTGTCAGTCTTGAGGAGGTCCGCAATACCGGTGTAGAGAAACGCGATTACAAAGTGCGGGTCAATACGCCGCCGGTAAAAGTGAAACTCCAACGTATCCGAAGAATGTATCAACTGGTAGAGAAGCCCCCGCAAGACGGGCTCTGTTTAGAACTCGATCAGGCAGACACAGAGAAATATCGTATCGAATACGAGCGACGCGAAGGTCTCTCCGCGGCACAGGCGGTTTTAACAGAAGATGTAACCGCATACAGGGAAAAACGCGAATTCAGTCAGTTGACGCTGTGTGCAGAGATCGCCCGCTACCTGAATCATTCACCCTTAGAAATAGAGAATATCCTGACGAACACACAAGAAGGGATGGCGGAGATTCTACGGAATGTCAACAAGTTCAACCAACTCCTCTATGACGAGATTATTCCCCGCCTTTTCCACGCGCTATATGAGCTGAAGGAAGATGAAACCCACGAACCCGAAGAAATCGAACTCGTCAAAGAACCAGAAGAAGGATACTACACAGTCCGAGCAAATCCAGATTTGGTAGTCAAAGACGACGCGCCCGAAGTGCCAAATTACAAACACAAAAGCTTCCATCTCGACACCTATGCCTTCGACTCCAAGCCGGAACACCAATTATTCTGGTCTCTATTGACCGAAGGAAAAGTGAAGGAAGTCTATTTCACCGGCATGCTGACACACGGGCAATCCGACTTCTATATCCAATATATCGATCCGGATTCCTATGCTGTCAGACGATATTACCCCGACTTCCTGATGCAAAAGGACGACGACTCGTGGGTGATTGTAGAAGTGAAAGGTGATAATAAGATTGATGACGACATAGTCAAGGCAAAGGCATCAGCGGCGGAACAAAGAGCAAATGCAAGTGATATGTCTTACAAGATTATTAAGGGCAGCGACGCGGGGGCCCGACGGTATCAAGCGTTGCTGGAGTAA
- a CDS encoding site-specific DNA-methyltransferase has translation MLNWKGKRPFQSTQYYPAQLKETYDEEMDDWRNKIYWGDNLQVMGHLLKTYRGKINLIYIDPPFDSKADYKKKIELRGKKVENDHTAFEEKQYTDIWTNDEYLQFMYERLILMKELLADDGSIYVHCDWRMNSYIRLILDEVFGKANFQREIIWDITVLSGYKSVAQNWIRGHESLFYYSKNSTNFIFNKQYTKHDEKYLSRFNKIDEDGRRYFDGRGRRRYLDEVIQKGKSVGDVWSDIMSFQQIPTAKERINYPTQKPEALLERIIKASSNPGDIVFDCFMGSGTTQAVAMKLGRRFIGADINLGAVETTTKRLLGLAAEIRENTDQGELDPEWPQPFYIGFEVYNVNDYDVFRNPVEAKALLIEALEIQPLLTGGIYDGEKDGRMVKIMPIDRIATRADLNDLIFGFDNKAFQRRQEEHPTRPVEKLLLVCMGHEPDLAAALQNEVAFDLDIEVTDILRDKSNLEFRRESAAEIVRSSGELVIERFYPMNLLQKLSLMKENVEDWRKLVESVKIDFNYDGAVMNPSVVDLSDGDTFVEGTYPIPTDAGTIRVKITDLLSESLEMIVE, from the coding sequence ATGCTCAATTGGAAGGGCAAACGACCTTTCCAGTCCACACAATATTACCCTGCGCAGTTGAAAGAAACATACGACGAGGAAATGGACGACTGGCGAAACAAGATCTATTGGGGCGATAACCTACAGGTGATGGGCCATCTGCTCAAGACGTATCGTGGCAAAATTAACCTGATTTACATTGACCCGCCTTTTGACTCCAAAGCAGACTACAAGAAGAAGATAGAATTGAGGGGCAAAAAAGTAGAAAACGACCACACCGCCTTCGAGGAAAAGCAGTACACGGACATCTGGACGAATGACGAGTACCTGCAATTCATGTATGAGCGGCTGATTTTGATGAAGGAGTTGTTGGCGGATGATGGGTCTATCTACGTGCACTGTGACTGGCGGATGAATAGCTATATACGATTAATTTTGGATGAAGTATTTGGAAAAGCAAATTTTCAGCGGGAAATTATTTGGGACATAACCGTTCTTAGCGGCTATAAAAGCGTTGCTCAGAATTGGATTCGTGGGCATGAATCTCTCTTCTATTATTCCAAAAACTCGACCAATTTTATCTTTAATAAACAATATACGAAACACGATGAGAAATATCTGTCTCGATTTAACAAAATTGATGAGGATGGGAGACGGTACTTTGATGGCAGGGGTAGAAGGAGATATTTAGATGAAGTGATTCAAAAAGGAAAGTCTGTAGGTGATGTCTGGAGTGATATTATGTCGTTTCAGCAAATTCCAACGGCCAAGGAGAGAATCAACTACCCTACCCAAAAACCCGAAGCCTTGCTCGAACGCATCATCAAAGCCTCATCCAATCCCGGCGATATTGTCTTCGACTGCTTCATGGGAAGTGGTACTACGCAAGCGGTTGCGATGAAGTTGGGTCGCCGCTTCATTGGAGCGGACATCAACCTCGGAGCGGTGGAAACCACCACAAAGCGTCTCCTGGGTCTGGCGGCAGAGATTCGGGAAAACACGGATCAGGGGGAGTTAGACCCAGAATGGCCCCAACCCTTTTACATTGGTTTTGAAGTCTATAACGTCAACGACTATGATGTGTTCCGAAATCCCGTTGAGGCAAAAGCACTGCTCATAGAGGCGTTAGAGATTCAACCACTCCTCACCGGTGGCATTTACGATGGTGAAAAAGATGGTCGCATGGTCAAGATTATGCCAATAGATCGTATCGCGACCCGTGCGGACCTCAATGACCTCATCTTTGGTTTTGACAATAAGGCATTTCAGCGTCGGCAAGAGGAACACCCCACACGTCCAGTTGAAAAGTTGCTGCTGGTCTGTATGGGACATGAACCTGACCTTGCCGCTGCTCTGCAAAACGAAGTCGCGTTTGATCTTGACATAGAAGTGACAGACATCCTGCGCGACAAATCCAATTTAGAGTTCAGACGCGAGTCCGCAGCAGAGATCGTCCGCAGCAGTGGGGAACTGGTCATAGAGCGTTTTTATCCGATGAACCTGCTCCAGAAGTTGAGTTTGATGAAAGAGAATGTTGAGGATTGGCGTAAACTGGTTGAATCTGTAAAGATTGACTTCAACTACGACGGTGCTGTAATGAACCCGTCGGTGGTTGATCTGTCGGATGGCGATACATTCGTTGAAGGCACTTATCCGATACCAACGGATGCCGGCACGATCCGAGTGAAAATCACAGATCTGTTATCGGAATCTTTAGAAATGATAGTGGAATAG